The Deltaproteobacteria bacterium DNA window GCCGCCCTGTTTGTCTTCAAGGTTCATGTCGCCACAACCATCGGAAAGGGGGTGGTCGACCCCTCCGTCATGACGGTGGGGGTTGTCTTTGCCGGCCTGATGGGGGCCATCGTCTGGGATCTCTTAACCTGGTGGTGGAGGCTTCCAAGCTCCAGCTCCCATGCCCTCGTCGGTGGCTTTGTTGGGGCCGCCGTCACGAAGGCGGGTTTCGGTTCGCTCATCTCCGCCGGTCTTGTCAAAATTTTGTCTTTCATCGTCGTTTCCCCGCTGATGGGCCTTGTCATCGGTTTTCTCGCCATGAACCTGATCAACCTTTTCTTTCAAAACACGGCGCCCTCCAGGGTGGACAAGCACTTCCGCCGGCTTCAGCTCGTTTCGGCAAGCCTCTACAGCTTAGGCCACGGCGGCAACGACGCCCAAAAAACCATGGGGATCATCGCTGTTCTTCTGTTCACCAGTGGCCATTTGGGAGGGGAATTTCATGTGCCCTACTGGGTCATGGCCGCTTGCAACATCACCATTGCCTTGGGCACCATGTTCGGCGGCTGGAGAATTGTAAAAACCATGGGGATGAAAATCACCAAGCTTCAGCCTGTGGGGGGATTTGCCGCCGAAACCGCCGCCGCAACAACCCTCTTCATGGCGACCTTTGGGGGGATCCCCGTCAGCACCACGCACACCATCACGGGAGCCATCATGGGGGTCGGCGCCACGCGGCGCCTTTCGGCTGTCCGCTGGGGGGTGGTGAACTCCATCATCGCCGCCTGGATTCTGACCATTCCCGCCTCGGCGCTCGTGGCGGCGGCATGCTATTATCTTTTGGATCTTTTTTTCTGATTCAATAGTCATACAAAGGCGCCTCTTCGTCGGGCACATCCCCGTTCGGGATCGCCTCCATCGGCGGGGGTTCTTCATGTTTGCGGGAAGTCTTCTCGGCGGACGCCTCCTGCTCCTCGGTGGGAGGGGGGACATGCATTCTCTTTAAAATCCAGTTTGTCTTCCACGCAACCCGTTTTGAATTCCTTTTGGCCCCATAACGGACGGGGTTCGGCAGAATGGCCGAAAGAAAGGCGGACTCGGAGGGGCCAAGCGACCGGCAACCTTTGCCGAAATAATACCTTGCGGCCGCATCGGCCCCGTAAACCCCCGGCCCCCATTCGACGACGTTCAGATACAGCTCGAATATCCTCTGCTTTGTCAGCGTTTTTTCCATCTGCCAGGTGATGATCCATTCGCGAATCTTCCGGAGCGGATTCTTGTTCGGGGCCAGATAAAGATTCTTCACCAACTGCTGGGTGATGGTGGAGCCGCCGCGGGTGAATTTTTTGTCCCGCCAGTTCCGCCTGATCGATTCGCGGATCTGCTTCCAGTCGAAACCCTTGTGCTCGAAAAAGGCGTCGTCCTCGGAGATCAGAACGGCTTTCTTTAAATTTTGCGAGATTTGGGCATAGGGAACCCAGTGAATATCCAAAACAGGCTCTTCCCCCTTGTCTTTAATCTTGTCGAGATACCGTTCCATAAAGGCGGTTGTCTTCGGATTGTGATGACGGAGATATGAAACGTTCGGAAGGGAGATAAAAAAGAAGGCGATGAAAAGAGCCAGACCCACAATGACGTAGAGAAATAATTTGATGAGTTTCCAAAGGAGCCTGAACGGAAAGAACATCGGTTATATTTTCCACAAATTTCTTGTTTTAACCAGTCAAAATCATTAGATTTCGGCGAAGCCGTCCGCCATGCAGTAGTGGCGGATCGGCACCATACCTATGCCCGACGACCCGGCCAAACTAGGCGACTATCTCATCCTCGAGCGGATCGCCCACGGGGGGATGGCCCATATCTACAAGGCCAAAACGGTCGATCCCAACGGCATCGAACGGCTGGTGGTCATCAAACGGATCCTTCCGCATATCTCCTCCGATCCCGAATATGTCGAAATGCTGATCGACGAGGCCAAGATCGCCGTCCACTTTACACATGGCAATATCGCGCAGATCTACGACCTCGGCAAGGTCGGCGACGACTATTTCATCGTCATGGAATACGTGGACGGAAAAACGCTGGGGCAGATTGCCCGCGAGATGCGCGAGCGAAAAAGGCTTATTCCCCTGGAGGCGATTGCCTATTGCATGGCGGAGCTCTGCCGGGCGCTCGACTACATCCACCGGAAAAGGGGAGAGGACGGCAAACCGCTCGGAGTGGTCCACCGCGACATCTCGCCGCAAAACATCATCGTCTCCTATTCGGGCACGGTGAAACTGATCGACTTCGGCGTGGCCAAGGCGGAGGAAAAATCAAGCCACACCGAGTCGGGGGTGCTGAAGGGAAAATTCGCCTACATGTCTCCCGAACAGGCGGGAGGGGAGGGGGTCGACCGGCGGTCCGACATTTTTTCGGCGGGGATTCTCCTGTGGGAACTTTTGACGCAGGAACGCCTCTTCAAGCGAAAAACCAACATGGAGACGATCAAGGCGGTTCGGAAGGCGAAATTCGATCCCCCCTCCAAATATCGAAAGGATATCCCATCAGCGCTGGAAAAAATTCTGGACAAGGCGTTGGAACGGAAACCGTCCCGCCGCTACCAGAACGCCTCCGAAATGGCGGACGATCTTTTGCGCTTTCTCTTCTCTTATCGTCCCGACTTCAAGCCGCTGAATATCGCCGAATTTCTCTACCGCACTTTTGGGCCGGAGGCGGACGAAGAGGGGCTTCCGCCTGAACTTCCGGAACTGGCGATAAAAAGGGAAGAGAAAATGGCGCAAGAGGCGGAGGAAGGGGAGGAAAAAACGGAGGTCGACCGGATCGCCAACCTTTTGGCGCGTTTCAACATCAGGTCGCTTCTTCGCCGCCTCCGGCTTGTCTCCCTGCGCGCGTGGTTTTATACCGCCGGCGGAATTACAGGCATCATTCTTTTGGCGACTGCCGGCATTTTGATTTTCAGGCTCACCGCCGTTGGAACCTTGATTGTCAAGGTTGCGCCGTCCGATGCCCAACTCGCTCTCGACGGCAAGGAGGTCAAACCCCCGACCGACCCTTATGAACTGCGGCTCAAGTCGGGAAAGGCATTCGACCTGTCGGTGACGCACAACGGTTTTCTCCCCTTCGAGACGGTAGTGAGACTGGGGCGGCGCGAAACCCGCCATCTGGCGATAAACCTTGTGAAAGAGGTCCCTCCCTTTGGAAATCTTTTTGTTGCATCAACGCCGCCAGGCGCCGTCATCTATCTGGACGAATTGCAATGGAACCAAAAGACCCCCGCGGAGATTTCGGAACTGAAAAACGGCAAAGAATACCGCGTCGGCCTTTTTTTGGACGGCCATGAATTCAGGGAAGAGAAAGTGAAAATCAGGGGGGGGGAGACCGTTCGGCTGGATTTATCCCTGACCCCCATCTTCGGCTTGCTGGAAATTCTGTCGTCACCCGAGGGGGCAAATGTTATAATCGATGGCCAGGTGGTGGGAAAAACGCCGCATAAATTGGGCCGGCTTAAAGCCGACGAATCGATTGCATTTCGTGTAGAGCTGGAAGGATATGAACCTCAAGAAGGCGCCGTGGTTGTCGGGGCGGGCGAAAAAAAAGAGGCGAAGTTTGAATTAAAGGCGGTCAAACCATGAATAATCCGGAAAAAACCGAAATCCGCAAGCTGGATGAAATCAAGGTTGAAAGCGATAAAAAACCGCATCTGACCTTTTTGCTCGGGCCCCGGATGGGAGAGCTTCATGCGCTCGATAAAGAGGAGACAACCGTCGGGCGTTCGCCCGACTGCGGCCTCTGGATCGAAGACTCGACCATCTCCCGCCGCCATTTCAAAATCGAGGTGAAAAAGGGGATCGCCCGCATCATTGATCTCGGCTCCACCAACGGCACCTATGTCAACGGGGTGAAAATCGAGGTCCAGATCTTGAACGACAGCGACAAAATCCAGATTTCGAAGGAGACGATTCTGGAATTCGGCTACTTGGACGAGACCAGCCGGCTCTCCGAAAAAAAGCGCTACGAGATGGGGGTGATCGATCCCGCAACCGGCGTCTACAACAAGCGCTACCTGCTCGACCGTCTGCGGGAGGAGTTCTCGTTCGCGCGGCGAAAAAAACGCGACCTCTCGGTCATCATGTTCGATGTCGACCATTTCAAAAAAATCAACGACACATACGGCCATCTGGCGGGGGATCTCTGCCTCCAAAAACTGACGGGGCTGACGGCCAAATTGATCCGGACCGACGACATCTTTGCCCGCTACGGCGGCGAGGAATTCGTCATTTTAATGCGTGACACCAACGGACAAAACGCCGTCAATCTGGCTGAACGGATCAGGAAGGCGGTTTGCGCGCAAACCGTGGAATACGAGGGGAAACAGATCCCCATCACCATCTCCTGCGGCATCGCCTCGCTAAAAGAGGCCCATGAGGAATCTCAAGCCCTGGTTGCCGAGGCGGATAAATATTTGTACGCGTCGAAGGAAGGGGGAAGAAATCGTGTGACGGGGGAGTGTCTGCCGAACGGATGAGTACCCGAGTGCCCGGGTACCCGCGTGCCCGTGTCAACGCGGGCACTCTGGCACTCGGGCACTCGGGCACTCGGGCACTCGGGCACACAGGCACGCATTTAAGACACAAAATTCTTCAACATGTCTTTTATATTCCGGATTTCCTTTTCGATCACATGAAGTTGTTTGAAGTGTTTTTTCGACTGCGCCCATCCCTGCGAAGGGTTGTTGATCAGGGTGGTGATGGTCTTCAGATTGCGCGCCAGTAAATTGATGCCCGAAAACGGGGTGGGTCCCTCCGTGGCGGGTGGTTTGGTCTTCTTCGATTCAATGGTTTTTACGAGTGTTTGCGGAAGCGACTTGAGCGCCTCCCGGCTTTTGACGATGTAGTCGTCGGCCCCCATCTTCATGGCCGATACCGCCCGTTTCTGGTCGCTCTTCGAGGTCAGCACCACCACTGGCGCCCCATGCGCCATCCGTTTGACCAGAGGGACCCATTCTTCCGAAGAACCGGCGTCGGCAGTGCCGCCGTCGTCGTCGCACTCGGTTAAAATCAGATCGAACCGGCGGCTTTTAAGCAGTTTCCGCCCCACCTCGGCCGTTGCGGCGCGGATCACCCGAAACTTTACCGCCGATTCCGAGAGCGACTGGCGCAAGAGGTCATAGTGGTTGTCGTTGTGGTCGATAATGAGTAGATTTTTTTGCATGGACATGCGAAAACAAGGAGCCGTTGGGGGAAGATTAAATGAAGGGGGGGATTTTAGTCAAAGAAATTAAATGACACATCATGTCAATACTGGTTAAATATCGGATAGTTAAGACTACATTCCTCCATATTTCAAGAGGTTAAGCAATGATGATTGAAGTTGAAAAAAGCCCCGATTTTTTCGGCTTTGAAAAAGGTCTTCCGGTTGCCTGTCTGGTTTCCGGAGGGATCGATTCAATGGTCCTTTTGGAACTGCTCGCCCGAAAACAAAAAGAGGTCGCCAAGGACGCCGTCCCTTTTTTTCCTCTGACGGTGATTCACTTCAATCACCATTTGCGGGGGGCCGAATCGGACCGCGACGAACAGTTTGTCCAGGCGGAGGCCGCCAAACGGGGATTACCGGTTATCGTCCGCCATCTTCCCGTCAAAAAAGGAAGCGGCATCCAGAACCGCGCCCGCGAAATGCGTCTGAAGGCGGTCAAAAGCATTTCTGCGGAGACGGCCACCCGCTGTTTTTTTCTGGCCCATCAGGCGGACGATCAGGCGGAAACGGTGGTCATGCGCTATCTGCGCGGAGCAGGCCTCCGGGGCCTCAAGGGAATGGAAAGGGAGAGTCGGATCGAGGGAGGCATCCTGCTTGTCCGCCCCCTCCTTTTCACGCCGCGGAAGGCGATTGAGGCCTTTGCCCGCCGCGAAGGAGTTTCCTTTGTCACCGATTCGTCCAACAAAAAAAACAGATACTGGCGCAACCGCATCCGGCATCAACTCATTCCCGAACTCAAAAAGGGGTATCCGGAACTGCTCGAGACGGTATCGGACAATTGCCAAAGGTCGCAGGAGCAATTCCGTTTAGCCGCTTCGGAGGCAGAGGCCTTTTTGAAAACCTATATAGCTCCGGCCCTGTCGGTGGCTCCGGCCCTGCCGGGCCGAGGCGGCTTGCCGCGTGGCGGCTTGCCGGTCGGCCGCTATTTGAACCTTTCCCCCGAGGCCCGCTTTCTGGTTCTGGAAAAAAAGTTGCGCGAAGCCGGCTTCGGCAAAGAGGTGCAGAAACACCATATCGAGGAGATCGAGGCCCTCTTAATGAAGGGAAAAGGGCTTAAACGGGAATATGGCCCGGCTCTCTTTTGCGTGGATGAAGGGTTATTTGAATTTCGTTCCTCAATTTATCTCGATCAGTAATTTAAACAATAAATAAAATTACTTTCACTTATCCAGGCAACTTTTTCCAAGATCTGCCGATAATCCATTGGTCTTTTCACTTCATTAGTGCTAGCAAGGGGGCGGGAGCAGCTACTGCGTAGCGCATATATAAAGTGACGCTCTAAAACGCATGGATTGTGGGAAAAAGTGTCACTCTGCTTGCGCGTAGACAAGTAAATGAAACCATACTGGCTCCAGATTCTTTTTTTCCTTTGTCTTTTGTCCCTCTCCTTGCCGGCTGTGGCGGAAGAGGCCGGTTACACCTATTATTCCAGTTCGACCCACTTCGATTATTACACCGATGACACTTGGACGATGGACGACTCGTACGTCGAACAGATTGAAACGAGCCTCGAGGCCTCGTATGCCGCCTTTGTCGATCGCTACGGTTTTGACGCCCCCTACAACGGGGGGACCATCACTATCTATATTTCGGCCGATCCGATGATCGTGGGCACCGCCTACGCAAACGGCGTGATATGGCTGGGAACCGGCTTTGAAGGGGATGACTTTTACTATATCCCCGCCCATGAACTTTTTCACACCATTCAGTACCAGTATTTTACCACCGCAGACGACTATATTATGGAAGGGATGGCCCATTGGGCGGAGGATGTCGTCGACGCCGATTACGACGACCTCAATACCTACATGAATTACCCGAACTACTGGATTGAAGACCTCTGGGGAAACGGCGGCATCCGTCCATTTGCCATTTTCTGGCGTTATCTTTCGGAGCAGTTGGCAACGTTGCGATTCACTTCATTGCCGGCGTTCGGCACGCAGGCGATCCGTAAACTGCTGGAGGAGTTCAGGACCATCGAGGAGACCGAAGGCCGGTATGTCGACATGGGGGATATGGACACAATCCTTCCGAATTTAACCGGCGACACGGATATGACAATGGCCCGGTTTTACAAACAGTTTCTGGTGGCGCTCTACGCCAAAGACCTCGGCAATCCGTTTACAAACGGGGCGTCGGCGCCGGTTTCATATCCTTTGACAAAAGACGAACTTTTAAAGCACCTCCCTGGCGACGTCGTCTCCCCCTACGATTTTGTCGAGGACGAGGAGGCCGGTTATCCGGATCTGGTCCTTTATTCGGACGGCGATCTTCTTTCGCCCGATGTAAGTCTCTCCTACACCAACACGGGGGTCATCTATCACTCGTACTATTCCACCGACGGCTTTCAGTATTATGGAGATGCCGAACCGATCCGGATCGAAATCGATTCGGATGTTACGGCCGTGGAATTTGAACCGTCCGATATCGATGACAACATTTATTATGTCATGGTTGTTCAGTACCGCGGCAGGCGCGGCGGGGGGAAAAGAATCAGGGTGGTCGATTCGTTGACCGATGACGCAAGCGAGACGGTCCCGATTTATTCCTCCGATTATCCCTCGGACGATTTTAATGCAAAGTACCTGATTGTTTTCCCCTTCACCATGGATGACGACCCGTCGGATGAAACCGGCAACAACTTCGAGTTCACCGTCACCGGGCTTTAATCAATAGGCGATGCAGACCCCGGGACTCCCCGTGGAGCCGGGACAGACCTTGAGTGTTGCGGACTTCGCCTTTGTTCTGTCTGTGATTCCCTTCACAATAATGAAGCCGGGGAGAAGTTTGGATCCTGCAATAAACTTGAAGCGCAGAGTGGAAGTGGGAAGGGAGAAGGCCGCCGGATTTGTTATATCGACCCAATACCAGAAGTTGGTTGACAGGGTTGACGGATCGATGACATCGCCCAAGCCGTCGTTGTCGTCGTCGGTATCGCAGGTATCCCCTTTTCCGTCCGAGTCGGTATCGGTTTGATCCGCATTGGCAATGTTGGGGCAGTTGTCGCCGATGGGTGACTTGACATAACTGACTTGCTGGCAACCGACATACGAATCCGCCGAATCACCGATGTTGTCGCCGTCTTTGTCGGCATACCAGGTGTCGGTCACCCCCTCATCCGCGCTCCCATCGCAGTCGTCGTCGACGCCATTACAAGTCTCTGTTGCCGCTGTCTTGGGTGTGCAACTATCCACCTCTGCTCCGCCGACGCAAGTTTTGTTCCCGGTTGCCGCGCATGCGCCAACACCGCAGGTGGTTGCAACATCCAGGCCCTCATCTGTCGACCCATCGCAGTCGTTGTCGATGCCGTCGCAGGTCTCGGTGGAAGCTGTTCCCGCTGTACAGCTGGTCCCCTCCACTCCGCCGACGCAGGTTTTGCTCCCGGTTGCCGCACAGGCCCCCGCACCGCAAGTGGTTGACGTTGTCGCATAGCCTTCATCGGCGGTTCCGCTACAATTGTTATCCACTCCATCACAAGAGGTGTCACTCGCCGAGGGGTTGATTGCCTTGTTTGTATCGTCGCAATCCGTATTGTCGGTGATATAATCTGTGGGTTGCGAGCAGGCCTTGTCGCTTTTTGCGCTGTCCCCGTAGCCGTCGCCGTCGGCATCGGCGTAGTAGGTCGCCGCCGTGGATCCATCATTACACTCGCTGACGCAGAGGCCGGTGCCGTCACCGTCCGGATCGTCGCAAAAGTATCCCCCGCCGGTGTCGCAATCCGAATCCACCGCGCATTCCTGTTCGCAGACGCCGTCTGCGTTGCACGTCTCCCCGTCAGCGCAGTCGAACTGGCCGGTGTAGATTTTTTCAATGTCGTCGGCGGTCAGCGCGGAATCGAAAAGATAGACCTCATCTATGGCGCCGGTGAAATAATATCTTTTATAACTGATGCTATTACCGATCCAGATAAGCGTTGGGTTTTTTGAGCTTGTCTCTGTCTTACTCGCCACCCACGCTCCATTTTTATAAAGAGACGAGCTTGTCGGTTCTATCACCACCGCGATATTTTGCCATACATTTAATATGTCCGTGTCATAAACTTTGGGTTCCGAAGCGCTGAATACACCATAATCCCACTCGTCTTTGTAAACTTTGCTATAGGCAAGCATAAAGCCTTCTCCTGACAGGCCAGAAATTCCAGTATCCACCGCCGCTTGCGGCTCCCGCCCGTTAGAGGTCACCGTCGGCTTCGCCCAGGCCACAATCGTTAACCCGGTACTGGTCGTATCCCAGCCGGCCAGAGTTCCCGTGTAGATATAACCGCTCGTGCCGTCGAAGGTGTATCCCCCATTGCTATAACCGGCCGTTGAGTCATAAGTGGCGCCGCCGCTGACGGTTCCGCTGTTGCCATTGCCGGAATCATCCTGCGTGGGCGAACTGGCGTCATCGAAGGAAAAATAGACCACGGCGCCATAGCTTCGATCGCAGGTTTCCCCCGTTGCAAGGGCCTGTTGCGACAGCGCTGAAAACAAGACGATGGATGTTGTCATTAAAATTTTTTTCATGGAATCTCCCCCCGTTTGGATAAGCAAATCTCGTGCCAAATTTTACGAAAAAGTATTTTTTACAACCTATTGAAATAACTTGGTTTGATTAGGGAGAGAAACGAATGAAACCCCGAAAAATCGGTTTTTTTCTCAATTTGGGAAAGGCGATGTCAGTTATTTGACGATATACGATGGGATTTGTTTGGCGTCGTCCCCCGCCTGTTGTAACGAGGCGGCGACTTGTCCATAGGCGTCAAAGGCGGTCATGAGCCCTTCATTGATAATGCCGGGGAGAAGATCCATGACGGTGTTAAAAATATTTTTCATCACACCGGAGAATTCGATGTAACTGACAAAAGAGGTCTTCGTTTTGTTGTCTCCCAGCGGTTGAAGGGTAAAAAGGCCGAACATCCGGCCGGGCTCTATTTCTCCCAGGGGCCTCAAGAAGAATCCCTTTTTTTGTTTCAGGCCCTCTTTTGTCTGATCCCGCTCCCGTTGATAAGAGGCCCATTGGAGGTCGGAAAGACCGAAGTCCGCCCGGTCGTTTTCGTGAATTTGTTCGTAGGGGACGTACACAATTCCGTCCCTTTCCACGCGGTAGAGCCTCTGAAAACTCTCAAAGTATAAAACCTTTCCGTCAAGAAGCTGGTAGATATCGGCATAGGGGGCGTCGTTGACCTTTGGATCATATCCGGTGGAAAGGAGGACAACCGCCAGAACCTGCGGATGGACCCCGACGAGAAGATTCTGTCTTTTCTGAACCAGTTCGGCGATGATGTCCGGCGAGGCCGAGACATCGCCGAAAACATAGGGGAGAAAAAGGGAGCCCTCTTTCTTGAGGCGGATTTCCTCGCAGGTATACTCTTCCCCGCACGGTTTGCTCTTTGTTCCTTTCCAGAAATCGTCCCCTTCGCGTTGTATCCTGTTTAAAACGTCCTGGCCCCGTTTGTCGTGCAGGACAATCCAGTCAGCCGCACCGCCGCCAATCGATAAATTGGGAACCGGCTCCGGATTGAGAATGGGCGGCCCTTTGAGGCGTTCGGTCGGATAAGCGGGGTTGTCATCACGAATAAGCCTCTCTTTGAGCCCCCGCGGCCAGAGATAATAGAGGCTCCACAGGTAACCGAGGGCCGCCGCCTCCCTCCCTGTGCAATCCTCCCAGTCAAACTCCGGAACCTCTTCAAGAAAATCCATGCTGGTATAGACATCCCGGCCAAACAACGGATTGATCCGCACCAAATCATCAACGGCGCTGAAAATAAATTTGTCGGATCGGCTGTCCCATGCCTCCGGGTGGAAGCGGAGATAGTTGCTCAACTCCAAAACGGCCTCGGGGTCGGCGCCGTCGGGATCGTTGTCGAGAATCGTGGTGAATGTTTCTTCGAACTCCCGGCCCCGGTCCCCGTCGTAAAACAGTTGATCGTCCGGGTCCGTGGAAACGGCCCTCAATGTCTCAAAAAAATAAGCGACGGAGTCCATGGCCGGTTTTCTCTCCATAACGCCGAATTACGTATTGATTAATTGCGGGTTATTCGCTTAACATATATAAAGGATTTAAAAAAGGGGGTATTCTGAAACAATCTCAAAAAACTCTCGCCCTGTGGATAATTATTGTCCTATTGGCCATTTCGGCGGTCCATTTTTTCAACACCAAGCCAACCCTTAGAAAACCAATCACTTTCAGCGAATTTTTGCAGGCGGTGAAGGCCAATCAGGTGGAGGAGCTGACGATCCAGGGGGAAGAATACATCGGCAAATACAAGGAAGAAGTCAATGAAGGGGCCGGTAGCACCGGTGGCGCCGGTAGCACCGGTGGCGGTTATTTTTCGACGGTTGGCCCGCTTGGGAGTGAAAAGGCCCTCGAACTGATTACGGCAAGCTCCGCCAAGGTCGAGTTTAAAAAAGAGGCGGAAACCCCCATATGGCAACAACTCCTTTTCTCCTGGCTCCCGATGATTCTTCTCTTTGTCTTTTTCTTTTTCTTCATGCGGCAGATCCAGATCGGCGGCGGGAAGGCGATGTCGTTTGGAAAATCCAAGGCGCGCCTTCTGACGGAAAATCAAAAGAAGGTCACCTTCGCCGACGTGGCGGGGATCGACGAGGCGAAGGAAGAACTCCACGAAATCATCGAATTCCTGAAGGAGCCGCACAAATTCACCAAACTGGGGGGGCGTATTCCGAAAGGCGTTCTCCTCATGGGGCCTCCGGGGACGGGAAAGACTCTGCTGGCCCGGGCGATCGCGGGGGAGGCGGGGGTTCCCTTCTTTAGTATTTCGGGTTCCGACTTCGTCGAA harbors:
- a CDS encoding response regulator; amino-acid sequence: MQKNLLIIDHNDNHYDLLRQSLSESAVKFRVIRAATAEVGRKLLKSRRFDLILTECDDDGGTADAGSSEEWVPLVKRMAHGAPVVVLTSKSDQKRAVSAMKMGADDYIVKSREALKSLPQTLVKTIESKKTKPPATEGPTPFSGINLLARNLKTITTLINNPSQGWAQSKKHFKQLHVIEKEIRNIKDMLKNFVS
- the tilS gene encoding tRNA lysidine(34) synthetase TilS, whose translation is MMIEVEKSPDFFGFEKGLPVACLVSGGIDSMVLLELLARKQKEVAKDAVPFFPLTVIHFNHHLRGAESDRDEQFVQAEAAKRGLPVIVRHLPVKKGSGIQNRAREMRLKAVKSISAETATRCFFLAHQADDQAETVVMRYLRGAGLRGLKGMERESRIEGGILLVRPLLFTPRKAIEAFARREGVSFVTDSSNKKNRYWRNRIRHQLIPELKKGYPELLETVSDNCQRSQEQFRLAASEAEAFLKTYIAPALSVAPALPGRGGLPRGGLPVGRYLNLSPEARFLVLEKKLREAGFGKEVQKHHIEEIEALLMKGKGLKREYGPALFCVDEGLFEFRSSIYLDQ
- a CDS encoding inorganic phosphate transporter; protein product: MPDSHSLIVIGFVVFIALSFDFINGFHDAANSVATIVSTRVLSPRAAVVWAAFFNFAALFVFKVHVATTIGKGVVDPSVMTVGVVFAGLMGAIVWDLLTWWWRLPSSSSHALVGGFVGAAVTKAGFGSLISAGLVKILSFIVVSPLMGLVIGFLAMNLINLFFQNTAPSRVDKHFRRLQLVSASLYSLGHGGNDAQKTMGIIAVLLFTSGHLGGEFHVPYWVMAACNITIALGTMFGGWRIVKTMGMKITKLQPVGGFAAETAAATTLFMATFGGIPVSTTHTITGAIMGVGATRRLSAVRWGVVNSIIAAWILTIPASALVAAACYYLLDLFF
- a CDS encoding GGDEF domain-containing protein, giving the protein MNNPEKTEIRKLDEIKVESDKKPHLTFLLGPRMGELHALDKEETTVGRSPDCGLWIEDSTISRRHFKIEVKKGIARIIDLGSTNGTYVNGVKIEVQILNDSDKIQISKETILEFGYLDETSRLSEKKRYEMGVIDPATGVYNKRYLLDRLREEFSFARRKKRDLSVIMFDVDHFKKINDTYGHLAGDLCLQKLTGLTAKLIRTDDIFARYGGEEFVILMRDTNGQNAVNLAERIRKAVCAQTVEYEGKQIPITISCGIASLKEAHEESQALVAEADKYLYASKEGGRNRVTGECLPNG
- a CDS encoding serine/threonine protein kinase, whose translation is MPDDPAKLGDYLILERIAHGGMAHIYKAKTVDPNGIERLVVIKRILPHISSDPEYVEMLIDEAKIAVHFTHGNIAQIYDLGKVGDDYFIVMEYVDGKTLGQIAREMRERKRLIPLEAIAYCMAELCRALDYIHRKRGEDGKPLGVVHRDISPQNIIVSYSGTVKLIDFGVAKAEEKSSHTESGVLKGKFAYMSPEQAGGEGVDRRSDIFSAGILLWELLTQERLFKRKTNMETIKAVRKAKFDPPSKYRKDIPSALEKILDKALERKPSRRYQNASEMADDLLRFLFSYRPDFKPLNIAEFLYRTFGPEADEEGLPPELPELAIKREEKMAQEAEEGEEKTEVDRIANLLARFNIRSLLRRLRLVSLRAWFYTAGGITGIILLATAGILIFRLTAVGTLIVKVAPSDAQLALDGKEVKPPTDPYELRLKSGKAFDLSVTHNGFLPFETVVRLGRRETRHLAINLVKEVPPFGNLFVASTPPGAVIYLDELQWNQKTPAEISELKNGKEYRVGLFLDGHEFREEKVKIRGGETVRLDLSLTPIFGLLEILSSPEGANVIIDGQVVGKTPHKLGRLKADESIAFRVELEGYEPQEGAVVVGAGEKKEAKFELKAVKP
- the mtgA gene encoding monofunctional biosynthetic peptidoglycan transglycosylase, whose protein sequence is MFFPFRLLWKLIKLFLYVIVGLALFIAFFFISLPNVSYLRHHNPKTTAFMERYLDKIKDKGEEPVLDIHWVPYAQISQNLKKAVLISEDDAFFEHKGFDWKQIRESIRRNWRDKKFTRGGSTITQQLVKNLYLAPNKNPLRKIREWIITWQMEKTLTKQRIFELYLNVVEWGPGVYGADAAARYYFGKGCRSLGPSESAFLSAILPNPVRYGAKRNSKRVAWKTNWILKRMHVPPPTEEQEASAEKTSRKHEEPPPMEAIPNGDVPDEEAPLYDY